A genomic segment from Streptosporangium roseum DSM 43021 encodes:
- a CDS encoding endo-beta-N-acetylglucosaminidase H, with protein sequence MSAPLMRRRTLLAAVAATAAGVALPTAAHAKRRPRVKTGPISVVYVEVNSESMTNVAKYTLAEGGAQVFDIAVIFAANINYNGTDAYLHFNENVQNVLDNVATQVRPLQQKGIKVLLSVLGNHQGAGFANFPSQQAADAFAQELADAVTTYGLDGIDFDDEYAGYGNNGTGQPNDFSFVYLVSALRQKLPNKLITLYDIGPASGSLTYNGVSIANTFDYAWNPYYGTWSVPSGPSSKSRLSPAAVSFTATGSSTAARLAQRTVNERYGVFLTYNLTAANTASYISAFTNKLYGSSALYNP encoded by the coding sequence ATGAGTGCACCGCTGATGCGGAGAAGGACCCTGCTGGCTGCCGTGGCGGCGACCGCCGCCGGTGTTGCGTTGCCCACCGCGGCACACGCCAAGCGCCGCCCACGCGTGAAGACCGGACCGATCTCGGTCGTCTACGTCGAGGTCAACAGCGAGAGCATGACGAACGTTGCGAAGTACACGCTCGCCGAGGGCGGTGCGCAGGTATTCGACATCGCGGTCATCTTTGCGGCCAACATCAACTACAACGGCACGGACGCCTACCTGCACTTCAACGAGAACGTGCAGAACGTGCTCGACAACGTGGCGACCCAGGTCCGCCCGCTGCAGCAGAAGGGCATCAAGGTCCTGTTGTCCGTCCTCGGCAACCACCAGGGCGCCGGCTTCGCGAACTTCCCGTCTCAGCAGGCCGCTGACGCGTTCGCCCAGGAGCTGGCCGACGCGGTGACGACGTACGGCCTCGACGGCATCGACTTCGACGACGAGTACGCCGGGTACGGCAACAACGGCACCGGTCAGCCGAACGACTTCTCATTCGTCTACCTGGTCTCGGCTCTGCGCCAGAAGCTGCCGAACAAGCTCATCACGCTGTACGACATCGGCCCGGCCTCGGGCAGCCTGACCTACAACGGAGTGAGCATCGCCAACACCTTCGACTACGCCTGGAACCCGTACTACGGCACCTGGTCCGTGCCGAGCGGCCCGAGCTCCAAGTCCCGCCTCTCCCCGGCCGCCGTGTCGTTCACCGCGACCGGTTCGTCCACCGCCGCGAGGCTCGCCCAGCGCACGGTCAACGAGAGGTACGGCGTATTCCTCACCTACAACCTCACCGCGGCGAACACGGCCTCCTACATCTCGGCGTTCACCAACAAGCTCTACGGCAGCTCTGCCCTCTACAACCCCTAG
- a CDS encoding ROK family protein, whose product MQVSGGDLQWLRQQNILNSLRALREACAPLTLTELVTQTGLSRASVGDVVAELQQRGWIAEVEPAPGTLGRPAKRYRFRTDAGHVLGIDVGVHKVLAVVTDLAGRTVSSGRVAVDRHTARHERLEAAWRAIDAALVASGLAASDLWGATAGSTGVVNREGLVTRVDDLPDWPGVDLAGHLGQRLPCPITIENDSKLAALAEQRLGVAAGVRDLVYLHVGRRPGAAIILNGQLHHGFSGATGEVGLMEITGWRTMAGRLESCPAAAGASPQEAARFVFDAARAGDPEARAAVDVYARHLALGTAAMVLTLDPELVVLGGGFSRSADVLLPALNRALEPHCLRLPDIRPSTLGEECVALGGACLALDHVDEWLFSLEGTSSSPAAPRRLP is encoded by the coding sequence GTGCAGGTCAGTGGTGGGGACCTTCAGTGGCTGCGTCAGCAGAACATTCTGAACAGTCTTCGCGCCCTGCGTGAGGCGTGCGCACCACTGACGCTCACCGAGCTGGTCACGCAGACCGGGCTGTCGCGAGCCTCCGTGGGCGACGTCGTCGCCGAGCTCCAGCAACGTGGCTGGATCGCCGAGGTCGAGCCCGCACCGGGCACTTTGGGCAGGCCCGCCAAGCGCTACCGTTTCCGCACCGACGCCGGGCATGTGCTGGGCATCGACGTGGGAGTCCACAAGGTCCTGGCCGTGGTCACCGACCTCGCGGGCCGGACCGTCTCCAGCGGCCGGGTCGCCGTCGACCGGCACACTGCCCGGCATGAGCGGCTGGAGGCCGCGTGGAGGGCCATCGACGCCGCGCTCGTCGCCTCCGGCCTGGCAGCCTCCGACCTGTGGGGCGCCACCGCGGGGAGCACCGGCGTCGTCAACCGGGAAGGGCTGGTCACCCGGGTCGACGACCTCCCCGACTGGCCCGGAGTCGACCTCGCCGGCCATCTCGGGCAGCGGCTGCCCTGCCCGATCACCATCGAGAACGACAGCAAGCTCGCCGCCCTCGCCGAGCAGCGGCTCGGCGTCGCGGCAGGCGTTCGAGACCTCGTCTACCTGCACGTCGGCCGCCGACCCGGCGCTGCGATCATCCTCAACGGCCAGCTTCACCACGGGTTCAGCGGGGCCACCGGCGAGGTCGGCCTCATGGAGATCACCGGATGGCGCACCATGGCCGGCCGCCTGGAGAGCTGTCCCGCGGCCGCAGGCGCATCGCCCCAGGAGGCCGCGCGATTCGTCTTCGACGCGGCCCGCGCCGGAGACCCCGAAGCCCGCGCTGCCGTCGATGTCTACGCTCGCCACCTCGCCCTCGGCACCGCCGCCATGGTGCTGACGCTGGATCCTGAGCTGGTCGTCCTGGGCGGTGGCTTCTCCCGCTCGGCCGACGTCCTGCTTCCCGCTCTCAACCGGGCCCTCGAACCCCACTGCCTGCGCCTTCCCGACATCCGCCCCTCGACGCTCGGCGAGGAATGCGTCGCCTTGGGCGGAGCCTGCCTGGCGCTGGACCATGTGGACGAGTGGCTCTTCTCGCTGGAAGGGACCAGCTCCAGCCCCGCCGCCCCTCGGCGTCTCCCCTGA
- a CDS encoding ROK family protein: MTHALAVDIGGTKIAAALVDPRGVVSHRWTHPTPRTDDPEEMFRTVERLAARVVATAGDIARNAPLGVGSAGPLDPRAGTVSPVNIPAWRAFALVDRLAESLGRPVVLAGDGHCFALGEHFAGAGAGSRALLGVVVSTGVGGGLVLDGAPRFGPSGNSGHVGHMIVDPEGEPCVCGSRGCVETYASGPGMVRWARGQGWRAGEPEADAVVLAADAREGQTVATAAFDRAARALAGALLSTAAVVDLDLVVVGGGVARSGDALFVPLRTWLERLAGLDFLRRVRLRPSALGGDAGLVGAAALTRRPVPAAGAVT; this comes from the coding sequence GTGACCCATGCCTTGGCCGTCGACATCGGCGGCACCAAGATCGCCGCCGCGCTCGTCGATCCCCGCGGCGTCGTCTCGCACCGCTGGACCCATCCCACGCCGCGTACCGACGACCCCGAGGAGATGTTCCGGACAGTGGAGCGGCTCGCCGCGCGCGTCGTGGCCACCGCCGGTGACATCGCGCGGAACGCACCGCTCGGCGTCGGCTCGGCCGGTCCGCTGGACCCGCGCGCCGGCACCGTGAGCCCGGTCAACATCCCCGCCTGGCGCGCGTTCGCGCTCGTGGACCGGCTCGCCGAGTCACTCGGCCGGCCCGTGGTGCTGGCCGGGGACGGGCACTGCTTCGCGCTCGGCGAGCACTTCGCCGGCGCCGGCGCCGGGTCGCGCGCGCTGCTCGGCGTGGTCGTCTCCACGGGCGTCGGCGGCGGCCTGGTGCTGGACGGCGCGCCCCGGTTCGGGCCCTCCGGGAACTCCGGGCACGTCGGCCACATGATCGTCGATCCCGAGGGCGAGCCGTGCGTGTGCGGCTCGCGCGGCTGTGTCGAGACGTACGCCTCCGGGCCGGGCATGGTGCGCTGGGCGCGCGGCCAGGGGTGGCGGGCCGGGGAGCCGGAGGCCGACGCCGTCGTGCTGGCCGCCGACGCCCGCGAGGGCCAGACGGTCGCCACCGCCGCGTTCGACCGCGCCGCCCGCGCCCTGGCCGGGGCGCTGCTGTCCACCGCGGCCGTCGTGGACCTCGACCTCGTCGTGGTCGGGGGTGGCGTCGCCCGGTCCGGGGACGCGCTGTTCGTCCCGCTGCGCACCTGGTTAGAGCGCCTGGCCGGGCTGGACTTCCTGCGGCGCGTACGGCTCCGCCCGTCCGCGCTCGGCGGCGACGCCGGGCTGGTCGGGGCCGCCGCGCTGACCCGGCGGCCCGTCCCGGCGGCGGGAGCGGTGACGTGA
- a CDS encoding DUF7158 domain-containing protein produces MTGGHHHGHEHPVPGHAPVTGESVVPGVGPVLGWLDGTPLPRAELDRRLGALRAGPRSTALPAPGTAEDRQLTRWVAQVVLTEELCAAEAAARGLAPGGGPPVRLDQRAAVELGSIAAAAYEGSAAVRAVYEAVTADVAVTPAEAAAYRESTTRPPTGPVWRLRTPDGEFDAEPGSLPADLAEALSSAVLDQTVTAGPWTATLLARREPEPDPPGPTDGLLDAARRLAFVRWLDHSRAHRLRLVPGLEHPGDPAQPDNHHRH; encoded by the coding sequence ATGACGGGCGGCCACCACCACGGGCACGAGCACCCGGTCCCCGGGCACGCGCCCGTCACCGGGGAGTCGGTCGTGCCCGGCGTGGGTCCGGTGCTCGGCTGGCTCGACGGCACCCCCCTCCCGCGTGCCGAACTGGACCGGCGGCTCGGCGCCCTGCGAGCCGGGCCCCGGTCCACGGCGCTCCCCGCGCCGGGCACGGCCGAAGACCGGCAGCTCACGCGATGGGTGGCCCAGGTCGTGCTGACCGAGGAGCTGTGCGCCGCCGAAGCCGCCGCGCGCGGGCTCGCCCCCGGGGGCGGCCCACCGGTCCGGCTCGACCAGCGGGCCGCCGTCGAGCTGGGCTCCATCGCCGCGGCGGCGTACGAAGGCAGCGCGGCCGTCCGCGCCGTGTACGAGGCCGTCACCGCCGATGTCGCCGTCACCCCGGCGGAGGCGGCCGCCTACCGGGAGTCCACCACGCGGCCGCCCACCGGGCCGGTCTGGCGGCTGCGCACGCCGGACGGCGAGTTCGACGCCGAGCCGGGTTCACTGCCCGCCGACCTGGCCGAGGCGCTGAGCTCCGCCGTACTGGACCAGACCGTGACGGCCGGCCCCTGGACCGCCACCCTCCTCGCCCGCCGCGAGCCGGAGCCGGACCCGCCCGGCCCCACGGACGGCCTCCTCGACGCCGCGCGCCGGCTGGCGTTCGTGCGGTGGCTCGACCACTCGCGCGCTCACCGGCTGCGGCTGGTGCCGGGGCTGGAGCACCCCGGCGACCCCGCGCAGCCCGACAACCACCACCGCCACTGA
- a CDS encoding discoidin domain-containing protein, whose amino-acid sequence MRLLTPPLAVAVALAGLLAATNTTAAAADRGAKPSYRLDCDGDGKGSTCTVVATGKPRPHRVEEFVTTVRRGDQVWARDTLYSREGQVRSRPFVLPDKDVTVDVSVTSLPEKHVGTPLRLMAWNLFVGGTFDRKETTGENLTQMIDYMNEVNPDILFVVEGYGSGQKILDGLNAGRAEGDRFTGVQLTTPEDYSHNGDNLWLYTKLKVEKVYPRYADADIDSFNIGGARLGLPNGKHVHAFSLWTWHDGWAYGDTHDAAVQNTHGLPRTKTDEQILEGDNLRRVAMGKAILEKAIPSFIGDDDAPVLMGGDLNAQSHLDWSEQFADAPGHGGVVLPWPYTKLYTDAGFMDTFRYANADAGMYPGRTWSPFHGMGAIPGRIDYVFARGKDVRILGSRADIRRLPRHQQTPLDPQYPFYSDHGSVITDILVRGKGTGPDREPVTEEPGKGRHIWPTEPVGRRIPPAELKAAASTFKPGVGDPRNAIDGKLTTDFHSDYPVVPPQPHTITVDLGRVRELSAVRFQPKLRTNMNGTILKGMVQVSDDGITFRDVTAVEWPRMTAPNDVSLQGISARYIRLRSDYGIGGASALAEIIPYEKA is encoded by the coding sequence ATGCGCCTCTTGACCCCTCCCCTCGCGGTCGCCGTGGCCCTGGCCGGACTGCTCGCCGCCACGAACACCACCGCAGCCGCCGCCGACCGCGGCGCCAAACCGAGCTACAGGCTGGACTGCGACGGCGACGGCAAGGGCAGCACCTGCACTGTGGTCGCCACCGGCAAACCACGACCCCACCGCGTCGAAGAGTTCGTCACCACGGTCAGGAGAGGCGACCAGGTATGGGCGCGAGACACCCTCTACAGCCGTGAAGGGCAGGTACGCAGCCGCCCGTTCGTGCTCCCCGACAAGGACGTGACGGTCGACGTCTCCGTGACCTCGTTGCCGGAGAAGCACGTGGGCACACCGCTCCGGCTGATGGCGTGGAACCTCTTCGTCGGCGGCACGTTCGACCGCAAGGAGACCACCGGCGAGAACCTCACCCAGATGATCGACTACATGAACGAGGTCAACCCCGACATCCTCTTCGTGGTCGAGGGGTACGGGTCCGGTCAGAAGATCCTTGACGGGCTCAACGCCGGGCGGGCCGAGGGCGACCGTTTCACGGGCGTGCAGCTCACCACGCCCGAGGACTACAGCCACAACGGCGACAACCTGTGGCTGTACACCAAGCTCAAGGTCGAGAAGGTGTATCCGCGCTATGCCGACGCCGACATCGACTCCTTCAACATCGGCGGCGCCCGGCTGGGCCTGCCCAACGGCAAGCACGTCCACGCCTTCAGCCTTTGGACCTGGCACGACGGCTGGGCCTACGGCGACACCCACGACGCGGCGGTGCAGAACACCCACGGCCTCCCGCGCACCAAGACCGACGAACAGATCCTGGAGGGCGACAACCTCCGCCGGGTCGCCATGGGCAAGGCCATCCTCGAGAAGGCGATCCCGTCCTTCATCGGCGACGACGACGCGCCGGTGCTCATGGGCGGCGACCTCAACGCGCAGTCGCACCTGGACTGGAGCGAGCAGTTCGCCGATGCCCCCGGCCACGGCGGCGTGGTCCTGCCCTGGCCGTACACCAAGCTTTACACCGACGCCGGCTTCATGGACACCTTCCGCTACGCCAACGCCGACGCCGGCATGTACCCCGGCCGCACATGGAGCCCCTTCCACGGCATGGGCGCCATCCCCGGCCGCATCGACTACGTCTTCGCCCGCGGCAAGGACGTCCGCATCCTGGGCTCCCGTGCCGACATCCGGCGCCTGCCCCGCCACCAGCAGACTCCGCTCGACCCGCAGTACCCCTTCTACTCCGACCACGGCTCCGTCATCACCGACATCCTGGTCCGCGGCAAGGGCACCGGGCCCGACCGGGAACCCGTGACCGAAGAGCCCGGTAAGGGACGCCACATCTGGCCGACGGAGCCCGTCGGGCGCCGTATCCCGCCCGCCGAGCTCAAAGCCGCCGCCAGCACCTTCAAGCCCGGCGTCGGCGACCCGCGCAACGCCATCGACGGCAAGCTCACCACCGACTTCCACTCCGACTACCCCGTGGTCCCGCCGCAGCCGCACACCATCACCGTCGACCTCGGCCGGGTCAGGGAACTGTCGGCCGTACGGTTCCAGCCCAAGCTGCGCACGAACATGAACGGCACCATCCTCAAGGGGATGGTGCAGGTCAGCGACGACGGCATTACGTTCAGGGACGTCACGGCCGTCGAGTGGCCCCGCATGACCGCGCCCAACGACGTCAGCCTCCAGGGCATCTCGGCCCGATACATCAGGCTGCGCTCCGACTACGGCATCGGCGGCGCCTCCGCCCTCGCAGAGATCATCCCCTACGAGAAAGCCTGA
- the manA gene encoding mannose-6-phosphate isomerase, class I, whose amino-acid sequence MSALPPGAYRLDGTVRTYAWGSRSAIAGVQGRSVPSPEPEAELWLGTHPGAPSRIGGRPLDEIVATDPRGVLGPAVAAEFGPRLPYLMKLLAAEEPLSLQAHPDAEHARAAFAAEEAAGLPPELRNYRDPHHKPELLVATGDFEALCGFRAPEAAADLLDRIDVPVLRPIAALLRGPEGLREAFTAALTLSPAARTALVAEVAAACAKLGDVDPAYEVAARLAAHYPGDAGVIVSLLLNHIRLAPGQAIWMPAGNPHAYLRGVGVEVMASGDNVLRGGLTPKRVDVPELLRVVRFEPLQTPVMSPEPVAPGVVRWSPPVREFELTRATLTLETPRAELVSDGPRILLCVSGAITAGRGENALTLTAGTAAFVPAGVPTLPLTGRGDLYQSTPAPPP is encoded by the coding sequence GTGAGCGCCCTGCCGCCCGGAGCGTACCGGCTCGACGGGACCGTGCGCACGTACGCCTGGGGATCCCGCAGCGCGATCGCCGGAGTCCAGGGCCGCTCCGTGCCGAGCCCGGAACCCGAGGCCGAGCTGTGGCTGGGCACACACCCCGGCGCCCCGTCCCGGATCGGCGGCCGGCCACTGGACGAGATCGTCGCCACCGATCCCCGGGGGGTCCTGGGGCCCGCCGTCGCCGCCGAGTTCGGGCCGCGCCTGCCGTACCTGATGAAGCTGCTGGCGGCCGAGGAGCCGCTGTCGCTGCAGGCCCACCCGGACGCGGAGCACGCGCGCGCGGCCTTCGCGGCCGAGGAGGCGGCGGGGCTGCCCCCGGAGCTGCGCAACTACCGAGACCCCCACCACAAGCCCGAGCTGCTCGTGGCCACGGGGGACTTCGAGGCGCTGTGCGGCTTCCGCGCCCCCGAGGCGGCGGCGGACCTGCTCGACCGGATCGACGTCCCCGTGCTGCGGCCCATCGCCGCCCTCCTGCGCGGCCCCGAGGGCCTGCGCGAGGCGTTCACCGCGGCCCTGACCCTCTCCCCGGCGGCCCGCACCGCCCTGGTCGCCGAGGTCGCGGCCGCGTGCGCCAAGCTCGGCGACGTGGACCCGGCCTACGAGGTCGCCGCCCGCCTGGCCGCCCACTACCCCGGCGACGCGGGCGTGATCGTCTCCCTCCTGCTCAATCACATACGGCTCGCGCCCGGCCAGGCCATCTGGATGCCCGCCGGGAACCCGCATGCGTACCTGCGCGGCGTGGGGGTCGAGGTGATGGCATCCGGCGACAACGTGCTGCGCGGCGGCCTCACCCCCAAGCGCGTGGACGTCCCCGAACTTCTCCGGGTCGTCCGCTTCGAACCCCTGCAGACGCCGGTCATGTCCCCGGAGCCGGTCGCCCCCGGCGTCGTCCGCTGGTCGCCCCCGGTCCGCGAGTTCGAGCTGACCCGCGCGACCCTGACCCTCGAGACCCCGCGCGCCGAGCTGGTCTCGGACGGCCCCCGCATCCTCCTCTGCGTGTCCGGCGCCATCACCGCCGGCCGGGGTGAGAACGCCCTGACCCTCACCGCCGGCACCGCCGCCTTCGTTCCCGCCGGCGTTCCCACCCTCCCCCTCACCGGCCGCGGCGACCTCTACCAGTCCACCCCCGCCCCGCCCCCCTGA